One Paenibacillus riograndensis SBR5 DNA segment encodes these proteins:
- a CDS encoding segregation and condensation protein A, translated as MTVLYKLETFEGPLDLLLHLIDKAEIDIQDIPVSEITEQYMEYLRTMQELELDITSEFLVMAATLLSIKSKLLLPKPPVIEIEDFEYYEDDDYDPRAELVQRLIEYRKFKSIAVQLLDMESERSLIFTKEPEDLGPFVPAQIDNTLKGLHTADLIAAFRKALSKAARRSSYQRITRDEISVKDRIRDVSAALQRKGTGGRMRFSALLDDEMARHEIVVTFLAILELMKMKAIFCYQEKLFDDIVMEWRGGGDLSGIQNAEINY; from the coding sequence GTGACTGTATTGTACAAGCTGGAGACGTTCGAAGGTCCGCTCGATTTGCTCTTGCACTTAATAGACAAGGCGGAAATCGACATCCAGGACATTCCGGTCAGCGAGATCACCGAGCAGTACATGGAATATCTAAGGACGATGCAGGAGCTTGAGCTGGATATCACCAGTGAATTTTTAGTGATGGCTGCAACGCTGCTGTCGATCAAGAGCAAGCTGCTGCTGCCGAAGCCGCCGGTTATTGAAATCGAGGATTTCGAATATTACGAGGACGACGATTATGATCCGCGTGCAGAGCTGGTTCAGCGGCTGATCGAATACCGCAAGTTCAAGAGCATTGCCGTGCAGCTGCTGGATATGGAGAGTGAACGCAGCCTGATCTTCACCAAGGAGCCGGAGGACCTGGGTCCTTTTGTGCCGGCCCAAATCGATAATACGCTAAAGGGCTTGCATACTGCAGACCTGATCGCCGCATTCCGGAAGGCGCTGAGCAAAGCGGCCCGGAGATCCTCCTACCAGCGGATTACCCGGGATGAAATTTCCGTAAAAGACCGGATACGCGATGTCTCGGCAGCGCTCCAGCGCAAGGGGACAGGCGGCAGAATGCGCTTCTCCGCGCTGCTGGATGATGAAATGGCCCGGCATGAGATTGTGGTTACCTTTCTTGCTATTCTGGAGCTGATGAAAATGAAGGCCATATTCTGTTACCAGGAGAAATTATTTGATGACATTGTAATGGAGTGGAGAGGAGGAGGAGATCTCAGTGGAATTCAAAACGCTGAAATCAATTATTGA
- the ribH gene encoding 6,7-dimethyl-8-ribityllumazine synthase, whose protein sequence is MPNYLEGHLVSEGLRYGVVVGRFNEFITSKLLSGALDAFKRHGVADDEVDVAWVPGVFEIPLIAQKMAESGRYDAVIALGTVIRGSTTHYDYVCNEVAKGVAAINLKTGIPTIFGVVTTENIEQAIERSGTKAGNKGWDAAASAIEMANLNKLFKK, encoded by the coding sequence ATGCCGAATTATTTAGAAGGACATTTAGTATCCGAGGGACTGAGATACGGGGTAGTAGTAGGGCGTTTTAATGAGTTTATTACCAGCAAGCTGCTGTCCGGTGCGCTGGATGCGTTCAAGCGTCATGGTGTAGCTGATGATGAAGTGGATGTGGCCTGGGTTCCGGGCGTGTTCGAAATTCCGCTGATTGCCCAGAAAATGGCGGAAAGCGGCAGATACGATGCAGTCATCGCATTGGGAACCGTCATTCGCGGATCAACAACCCATTATGATTATGTGTGCAACGAGGTAGCCAAAGGGGTGGCGGCCATCAATCTGAAGACCGGTATTCCAACCATTTTTGGCGTAGTGACTACCGAAAATATCGAGCAGGCGATTGAGCGCTCCGGAACCAAGGCCGGCAATAAAGGCTGGGATGCTGCGGCCTCTGCCATTGAAATGGCGAACCTGAACAAGCTGTTTAAAAAATAA
- a CDS encoding bifunctional 3,4-dihydroxy-2-butanone-4-phosphate synthase/GTP cyclohydrolase II, whose amino-acid sequence MSQPIKNDSVLDPIEDAIYDLMRGKVIIVVDDEDRENEGDFIALAERSTPEVINFMITEGRGLVCVPITAERAAELDLQPMVAHNTDNHGTAFTVSVDHKDTTTGISAAERSKTIQALMDPEAKPSDFRRPGHMFPLIAKKGGVLRRSGHTEAAVDLARMCGAYPASVICEVVKEDGTMARLPDLVEIARKHELKLISIKDLIHYRNEKEQLVTREVSVKLPTDFGDFQTIAYTNEVDDKEHVALVKGDISGEEPVLVRVHSECLTGDVFHSHRCDCGPQFEAALRQIEAAGRGVLLYMRQEGRGIGLINKLRAYKLQEEGLDTVDANLKLGFPADLRDYGIGAQILKDLGVRQIKLMTNNPRKIKGLEGYGLEVVERVPIQMPENKDNTNYLHTKQAKLGHLLTFDNIEQNEDSKL is encoded by the coding sequence ATGAGCCAGCCAATCAAGAACGACAGCGTCCTGGACCCGATTGAGGACGCAATTTATGATCTGATGCGCGGCAAGGTCATTATCGTAGTGGATGACGAAGACCGCGAAAATGAAGGGGACTTCATCGCACTGGCCGAACGCTCCACACCGGAAGTGATCAACTTCATGATTACAGAGGGACGCGGGCTGGTCTGTGTGCCGATTACGGCAGAGCGGGCGGCAGAACTGGATCTGCAGCCTATGGTTGCACATAATACCGACAATCATGGCACAGCTTTTACCGTATCCGTCGATCACAAGGATACCACCACAGGTATTTCAGCCGCAGAAAGATCCAAAACCATTCAGGCGCTGATGGACCCGGAGGCCAAACCTTCCGACTTCCGCAGACCGGGGCATATGTTCCCGCTGATTGCCAAAAAAGGCGGTGTGCTGCGCCGCTCCGGACATACGGAAGCTGCTGTGGACCTGGCCCGCATGTGCGGCGCTTATCCGGCCAGCGTAATCTGTGAAGTGGTTAAGGAAGACGGGACCATGGCCCGTCTGCCGGATCTGGTGGAGATTGCGCGCAAGCATGAGCTCAAGCTGATCAGCATTAAGGATCTCATTCATTACCGCAATGAGAAGGAGCAGCTGGTCACCCGTGAGGTTTCGGTCAAGCTGCCGACGGATTTCGGCGACTTTCAGACGATCGCCTATACGAATGAAGTAGATGACAAAGAACATGTCGCTTTGGTCAAAGGCGATATTTCCGGTGAAGAGCCGGTGCTGGTCCGTGTTCATTCCGAATGCCTGACCGGCGATGTGTTCCACTCTCACCGCTGCGACTGCGGCCCACAGTTTGAAGCGGCGCTGCGCCAGATTGAAGCGGCAGGCCGGGGGGTTCTGCTCTATATGCGCCAGGAGGGCAGAGGCATCGGGCTGATCAACAAGCTCCGCGCCTACAAGCTTCAAGAGGAAGGTCTGGATACGGTGGATGCCAACCTGAAGCTGGGCTTCCCGGCAGACCTGCGCGACTATGGCATCGGCGCCCAGATTCTTAAGGATCTGGGGGTACGCCAGATCAAACTGATGACCAACAATCCGCGCAAGATCAAAGGACTGGAAGGCTACGGTCTTGAGGTTGTGGAACGTGTGCCGATCCAAATGCCGGAGAACAAGGACAATACCAACTATCTCCATACCAAGCAGGCCAAGCTGGGCCATCTGCTGACTTTTGACAACATCGAGCAAAATGAGGATTCCAAGCTGTAA
- a CDS encoding riboflavin synthase, translating to MFTGLIEEVGVLRGVTSGGEMMVLNIGASLIMDDLKIGDSVSVNGVCLTATSIGDHSFTVDVMPQTYRNSTLKELRSGSRMNLERAMAAGGRFGGHIVQGHVDGTGEIRSVKRDQNAVVFEIAPERTSLFKFIIPKGSITIDGISLTVVDTSASAFTVSIIPHTLGETVLAHKRTGDRINLECDVLGKYVDHLLNYGSRAGNAEEANSSRISRDFLAANGFV from the coding sequence ATGTTCACAGGTTTAATTGAAGAGGTCGGAGTGCTGCGCGGGGTGACCAGCGGAGGCGAGATGATGGTGCTGAACATCGGCGCATCCCTCATTATGGATGACTTGAAAATCGGCGACAGCGTATCGGTGAATGGCGTCTGTCTCACGGCGACTTCCATCGGCGATCATTCTTTTACCGTTGATGTCATGCCTCAGACGTACCGGAACAGCACACTGAAGGAGCTGCGCAGCGGAAGCAGAATGAACCTGGAGCGGGCCATGGCGGCCGGCGGCCGTTTCGGCGGACATATTGTGCAAGGCCATGTAGACGGAACCGGGGAAATCCGCAGCGTCAAACGCGACCAGAACGCGGTCGTCTTCGAGATTGCTCCAGAGCGTACATCGCTGTTCAAATTCATTATTCCCAAAGGCTCCATTACCATTGACGGCATCAGCCTGACCGTCGTCGACACTTCAGCTTCTGCGTTTACCGTATCCATCATTCCCCATACGCTCGGTGAAACGGTCCTGGCCCACAAGCGGACCGGGGACCGGATCAATCTGGAATGCGATGTGCTGGGCAAGTATGTGGACCATCTCCTTAACTACGGTTCACGTGCAGGGAATGCGGAAGAAGCGAACAGCTCCCGGATCAGCCGTGATTTTCTGGCGGCGAACGGGTTTGTATAA
- the ribD gene encoding bifunctional diaminohydroxyphosphoribosylaminopyrimidine deaminase/5-amino-6-(5-phosphoribosylamino)uracil reductase RibD, which produces MDTMNDEFYMSLALDMAERAQGQTGINPVVGCVVVKDGAMIGLGTHLQRGTGHAEVHALNMAAGKAQGSTAYVTLEPCSHYGKTPPCSQRLIDEGVARVVVACEDPNPQVAGRGITMLREQGIEVEVGLLRSRALRLNEKFIKYILTKQPFVTLKSASTLDGKLATRTGDSKWISNGQAREIVHTLRHRHQGIMVGVNTVIADNPSLTTRMEVPGLNPVRIVIDSTLRIPLDSAVVRDGQAPTIVVTTESADPVKRAALLDAGVQIVVSGAGPRVDLKAAMTSLGGLEIGSILLEGGGTLNGAMLENGLVDRVVLFFAPKIVGGGSASPGTFDFPGVELMQSAVTLEGLEVEVLGDNVCISGTPIR; this is translated from the coding sequence ATGGATACAATGAACGACGAGTTTTATATGTCGCTCGCACTGGATATGGCGGAAAGAGCGCAAGGCCAGACTGGCATTAATCCCGTAGTCGGCTGTGTTGTCGTGAAGGATGGAGCCATGATTGGCCTCGGCACCCATCTGCAGCGGGGGACAGGCCACGCCGAAGTGCACGCGCTGAATATGGCGGCGGGCAAGGCGCAGGGAAGCACGGCTTATGTAACTCTTGAGCCTTGCAGCCACTATGGCAAGACACCCCCCTGCAGCCAGAGGCTGATTGATGAAGGGGTTGCCCGCGTGGTTGTGGCCTGTGAGGACCCCAATCCCCAGGTTGCCGGGCGTGGCATCACCATGCTGCGGGAGCAGGGAATTGAGGTTGAGGTGGGGCTGCTCCGAAGCCGGGCTCTGCGGCTGAACGAGAAATTCATCAAGTATATTCTGACCAAGCAGCCTTTTGTCACGCTGAAGAGCGCCAGCACGCTTGACGGGAAGCTGGCCACCCGGACCGGGGACAGCAAATGGATATCCAATGGACAGGCGCGGGAGATTGTGCACACGCTGCGGCACCGCCACCAAGGAATTATGGTTGGCGTCAACACCGTGATTGCCGACAATCCTTCCTTGACTACGAGGATGGAAGTGCCGGGACTGAATCCGGTCCGGATCGTGATTGACTCTACGCTGCGGATTCCGCTTGATTCTGCTGTCGTCCGTGATGGCCAGGCGCCCACCATTGTCGTCACTACCGAATCTGCTGATCCTGTGAAGCGGGCAGCACTGCTCGATGCCGGGGTGCAGATCGTTGTCAGCGGCGCCGGGCCGCGGGTGGATCTCAAGGCGGCAATGACCAGTCTTGGCGGGCTGGAGATAGGTTCGATCCTGCTGGAAGGCGGCGGAACCCTGAACGGTGCCATGCTGGAGAACGGTCTGGTGGACCGTGTGGTCCTGTTCTTCGCCCCGAAGATCGTAGGGGGCGGCTCAGCTTCACCCGGAACCTTCGACTTTCCAGGTGTAGAGCTGATGCAAAGCGCGGTTACACTGGAAGGATTGGAAGTGGAAGTGCTCGGGGATAATGTGTGTATCAGCGGCACGCCTATCCGCTAA
- the mscL gene encoding large conductance mechanosensitive channel protein MscL: protein MWEEFKKFALKGNVLDLAVAVVIGAAFGKIVSSLVTDIIMPLVGILTGGIDLKGLSFAYGDAVVKYGVFLQSVVDFFIIAFSIFMVVKLVNRFKRKEPVKVEVVETPAPAPEVALLTEIRDLLRTDKQGQKDN from the coding sequence ATGTGGGAAGAGTTTAAAAAGTTTGCTCTGAAGGGAAATGTGCTGGATCTGGCAGTGGCGGTAGTCATTGGCGCAGCGTTCGGGAAGATTGTCTCCTCGCTGGTCACGGACATTATCATGCCGCTGGTCGGGATACTCACCGGGGGTATCGATTTGAAGGGACTTTCTTTTGCCTATGGAGATGCTGTCGTGAAATACGGGGTGTTTCTGCAGTCTGTTGTCGATTTCTTTATCATTGCCTTCTCGATCTTCATGGTGGTCAAGCTGGTTAACCGTTTCAAGCGCAAGGAACCCGTGAAAGTGGAGGTAGTGGAGACTCCCGCACCGGCACCTGAAGTAGCATTGTTGACAGAGATCCGTGATTTATTGCGTACGGACAAGCAGGGTCAAAAGGATAATTAA